One part of the Verrucomicrobiales bacterium genome encodes these proteins:
- a CDS encoding VOC family protein, translated as MSERWIHLARNGEPLGRVPIEELAELVDSGFLRPEDDYWETGMTDWRPIHLLPQLRVQADATSVWKREAKNAMAEAAGLLARGTAKLAEGARSLAAQGSARSHEATARLLADYTPVVKDLAGKLVETKPFLMANSALENDELMEKAFGAVYDQLPKAVSRFISEEEFITYCLHKRRELIGQPADGNPASPPPPTRRFRLSHMRLLVSDFEQSLEFYRNRLGLGVRFQEEGIYAELDTGAAVLALFHRDFMAEALQVSAPHDQALPLQRPVVVLSVEDIDAVYVSMKESGLEFLTAPEDRPHWGVRTAHLLDPEGNLIELNSPIGQPR; from the coding sequence ATGTCAGAACGTTGGATACATTTGGCGCGAAACGGGGAACCGCTCGGGCGAGTTCCCATCGAAGAATTAGCCGAACTCGTGGACTCGGGCTTCCTCCGTCCCGAGGACGACTACTGGGAAACGGGAATGACGGACTGGCGCCCCATCCATCTCCTTCCCCAACTTCGGGTGCAAGCCGATGCCACCTCGGTCTGGAAGCGCGAAGCCAAGAACGCCATGGCCGAGGCTGCCGGCCTTCTGGCGCGGGGCACGGCCAAACTCGCGGAAGGGGCGCGCAGCCTGGCCGCCCAAGGTTCCGCCCGATCGCACGAGGCAACCGCCCGTCTCCTGGCCGATTACACCCCTGTCGTCAAGGATCTGGCCGGCAAACTCGTGGAGACGAAGCCCTTCCTGATGGCCAATTCCGCCCTCGAAAATGATGAGCTGATGGAGAAAGCCTTCGGCGCAGTCTATGATCAGCTGCCCAAGGCCGTGAGCCGGTTCATCTCCGAGGAGGAGTTCATCACCTATTGCCTGCACAAGCGACGAGAACTGATCGGGCAGCCGGCCGATGGGAACCCGGCCTCCCCCCCGCCTCCAACTCGCCGATTCCGGCTTTCCCACATGCGTCTGTTGGTCAGCGACTTTGAACAGTCCCTGGAGTTCTACCGCAATCGTCTGGGCCTGGGAGTTCGATTTCAGGAGGAGGGAATCTACGCGGAACTCGACACCGGCGCGGCTGTGCTCGCGCTCTTCCACCGGGATTTCATGGCGGAAGCCCTCCAGGTCAGCGCGCCCCACGATCAAGCACTCCCGCTACAGCGTCCTGTGGTGGTGCTTTCGGTGGAGGATATCGACGCCGTGTACGTCAGCATGAAAGAGTCGGGTCTGGAATTCCTGACCGCCCCGGAAGACCGGCCGCATTGGGGTGTTCGAACCGCCCATTTGCTGGATCCGGAAGGCAACCTCATCGAGCTCAACAGCCCGATTGGACAGCCTCGCTAG
- a CDS encoding DUF1800 family protein → MNAFIPPSSLHLPASFPSCPPCRPSFGNAVWFRALAVGLLLVPGAPLAPAAVLDIDANGLEDIWELSYQPAKLVRDQDPDSDGFTNEQESIAGTDALDRTSHPQLEMTRHPNGEVQLSFSRVAGKRYELLASPHPGMDGGQTYLTDLADSNAPYVRALEATGESRFFQLRITDADSDADGLTDSAERNLGLNPLTDHSDRQDESDLQRVNRQLNLPSTLTLGVLDPWMSERWPDPGVVAVRRSGGIGGLTVNFELTGTAVDGVDYRTVATRNLRFAPGVREQWIELHPLPDTDDNEGPETIVVTLLPGAGYTLGTTPSVTLTVRNETESSKPSEKAAARFLLQAAFGPDQDSAEDADEVPENVEQVMELGFAGWLEDQFTRPLGLIEPWVTWATFNGQRLALYGNWKENSWWNRAMGVPKLRPDSPTEELPDPLRQRVAFALSQILVISDRPEQLGPEQRGMANYYDLMVKHAFGNYRDLLYDVALHPAMGIYLSHVGNRKADSTKQTFPDENFAREIMQLFSIGLWELNPDGSRQVGPEGRPIPTYDNRDITELARVFTGLSFGNNEGFLLYPRDLTVPMQMWDAFHDCDPKVLLRRLELPLRSPSPGKQGTAGLADVNAAIDLLFQHPNTGPFIGRQLIQRLITSNPSTGYVARVSAAFADNGQGVRGDLRAVIRAILLDSEARTSEPWSRPEWGKLREPFLRCVNLARAFNASSPSGWYPLDQFQLDHLQDPLNAPSVFNFYLPNHSPAGPLTQQGFVAPEFQLINASSTISGPNYFFNAILGDLHRWGSGNTNYSVRLNLLPELAMIVPAHMIGQHVPPIKPMDPDPLLRRLDLALTAGRLTPPQFQIIREAMERIPTSTWQWHKERLRLAIYLVVTSSDFNVLQ, encoded by the coding sequence ATGAATGCTTTCATACCGCCATCGAGTTTGCACCTCCCTGCGAGTTTCCCCAGCTGTCCGCCGTGCCGCCCGAGTTTCGGAAATGCCGTTTGGTTTCGGGCGTTGGCTGTTGGGTTGCTCCTCGTGCCGGGGGCGCCCCTCGCTCCCGCCGCGGTGTTGGACATCGATGCCAACGGGTTGGAAGACATCTGGGAGCTGAGCTACCAACCCGCCAAACTGGTTCGCGATCAGGACCCGGATAGCGATGGATTCACTAACGAACAGGAGTCCATCGCGGGCACGGATGCGTTGGACCGGACGTCTCATCCCCAGCTGGAAATGACACGGCACCCCAATGGCGAGGTTCAGCTCTCCTTCTCGCGGGTAGCCGGCAAGCGCTATGAGCTCCTGGCCTCTCCTCATCCAGGCATGGACGGCGGGCAGACCTATTTAACCGACCTGGCCGACTCCAACGCCCCCTATGTCCGTGCACTCGAAGCCACCGGTGAATCGCGGTTCTTCCAACTCCGCATCACGGACGCTGACTCCGATGCCGACGGGTTGACGGACTCAGCCGAACGAAACCTGGGACTCAACCCGCTCACGGATCATAGCGACCGCCAGGATGAGTCAGACCTTCAGCGGGTAAACCGCCAGCTCAACCTCCCCAGCACCCTCACTCTGGGTGTGCTCGACCCCTGGATGAGCGAGCGCTGGCCGGATCCCGGAGTGGTGGCCGTCCGACGCAGCGGTGGCATCGGCGGACTGACCGTGAACTTCGAACTCACCGGTACCGCGGTGGACGGAGTGGACTACCGGACGGTGGCAACCCGCAACCTACGGTTCGCACCGGGCGTGCGGGAGCAGTGGATTGAACTCCATCCGCTTCCGGACACCGATGACAACGAAGGTCCCGAAACCATCGTGGTCACCCTCCTTCCCGGCGCGGGATACACTCTCGGCACGACCCCGTCGGTCACTCTGACAGTGCGCAATGAGACGGAGAGCAGCAAACCCTCCGAGAAAGCGGCCGCCCGCTTCCTCTTGCAAGCGGCCTTCGGTCCGGATCAGGATTCAGCCGAGGATGCCGACGAGGTGCCGGAGAATGTGGAGCAGGTTATGGAGCTCGGCTTCGCCGGATGGCTCGAGGATCAGTTCACTCGGCCGCTGGGGTTGATCGAGCCCTGGGTGACCTGGGCCACCTTCAACGGCCAACGTCTGGCACTCTACGGAAACTGGAAGGAGAACTCTTGGTGGAACCGGGCCATGGGGGTGCCCAAACTACGTCCGGACTCACCGACGGAAGAGCTGCCCGATCCCTTGCGCCAACGGGTCGCTTTCGCCCTCAGCCAGATCCTGGTCATATCCGACCGACCGGAGCAGCTGGGCCCCGAGCAGCGCGGGATGGCCAATTACTACGACCTGATGGTCAAGCACGCCTTCGGGAACTACCGCGATCTGCTTTACGACGTCGCACTGCACCCGGCCATGGGCATCTATCTGAGTCATGTGGGCAATCGCAAAGCCGATTCCACCAAGCAAACGTTCCCGGACGAAAACTTCGCCCGCGAGATCATGCAGCTGTTCAGCATCGGACTCTGGGAGTTGAACCCCGACGGATCGCGTCAAGTGGGTCCGGAGGGCCGCCCCATTCCGACCTATGACAACCGCGACATCACCGAATTGGCCCGCGTGTTCACCGGACTGAGCTTCGGCAACAATGAGGGATTCCTGCTCTACCCGAGGGATCTCACCGTTCCCATGCAAATGTGGGATGCCTTTCATGACTGCGACCCGAAAGTCTTGCTGCGCCGACTAGAACTGCCGCTGCGCAGCCCGAGTCCCGGCAAGCAGGGCACGGCCGGTTTGGCGGATGTGAATGCGGCGATCGATCTGCTTTTCCAGCACCCCAACACGGGCCCGTTCATCGGCCGCCAGCTCATCCAACGCCTGATCACCTCCAACCCCAGCACGGGCTATGTGGCCCGGGTGTCCGCCGCCTTCGCAGACAACGGGCAGGGAGTGAGAGGCGATCTGCGTGCGGTGATCCGGGCCATCCTGCTGGATTCCGAGGCGCGCACCAGCGAACCGTGGAGCCGTCCGGAATGGGGCAAACTGCGCGAGCCATTCCTGCGCTGCGTGAACCTGGCCCGCGCCTTCAACGCCAGCTCGCCCTCGGGCTGGTACCCGCTCGATCAATTCCAGCTGGATCACCTCCAGGATCCCCTGAATGCGCCCAGCGTTTTCAACTTTTACTTGCCCAACCACAGCCCAGCAGGTCCTCTGACTCAACAGGGCTTCGTGGCACCGGAGTTTCAACTCATCAACGCCAGCTCCACCATCAGCGGCCCGAACTACTTCTTCAATGCGATCCTCGGCGACCTGCATCGCTGGGGATCAGGCAACACCAACTACTCGGTGCGGCTGAACCTGCTCCCCGAACTCGCCATGATCGTCCCGGCTCACATGATCGGTCAACACGTCCCCCCCATCAAACCGATGGACCCCGATCCCCTGCTCCGCCGGTTGGATCTCGCGTTGACCGCCGGACGATTGACCCCGCCGCAGTTCCAGATCATCCGCGAAGCCATGGAGCGAATCCCCACCTCCACCTGGCAATGGCACAAAGAGCGCCTGCGACTCGCCATCTATTTGGTGGTCACCTCGTCCGACTTCAACGTGTTGCAATGA
- a CDS encoding addiction module protein, with translation MLTDFKRKGCCRVLPSDVLAELIDRILLARHGGIVPDVEAAWKTEVGRRIHEIEEGKVEGIPLEESLAGMRKIAGL, from the coding sequence ATGCTCACGGACTTCAAGCGTAAAGGTTGTTGCCGTGTGCTGCCTTCGGATGTGTTGGCTGAGTTGATCGACCGCATCTTATTGGCCCGACATGGTGGGATCGTCCCTGACGTCGAAGCGGCTTGGAAAACCGAGGTCGGTCGGCGTATCCATGAGATCGAGGAGGGGAAGGTGGAAGGCATCCCGCTCGAAGAGTCCCTGGCCGGCATGCGTAAAATCGCAGGCCTGTGA
- a CDS encoding DUF1501 domain-containing protein — MNPCIVNGRDRSSSASISRRRFLGGLGASTCGAMSSLPALNTLLNLQLSEGVAAASAPTNGEYRALVCVFLGGGNDSFNMLVPREQAAYAEYRAARGILALPPEQLLPIQPIGLPAYGVHVGMPEIASLFEAGQAAFVANVGTLIERVANRTEVEKNLRRLPLGLYSHSDQLEQWQTSIPQSRSGIGWGGRMADLLAELNANRVVPMQISLDGNNVWQTGQSEEVYAITPEGSVGMTGYRPRWEPNQAVVNALSTAVDSQLALQQSNLLAQTFNVGKRRALEANDVFSNATAKPLPAGVEFPSTYLGYRLEMIARAIQGRSIIGAQRQTFFVFWDGWDHHGEVLETQGAMLPQVSAAIGAFQKAMNTLGTEQNVTLFTASDFGRTLTSNAKGSDHAWGGNQLVVGGAVRGRRLFGQFPSLALNPERGAEKNPLDTGRGRLIPTTSCDEFFAELALWLGVSPTNLTSVFPNIGNFYLPGSSTPPVGFVM; from the coding sequence ATGAATCCCTGTATCGTGAATGGTCGAGACCGGTCGTCGTCGGCCTCGATTTCCCGGCGTCGTTTCCTCGGCGGATTGGGCGCGTCCACCTGCGGTGCGATGAGCAGTCTCCCGGCGCTGAACACCCTGCTCAACCTCCAACTGAGCGAGGGGGTGGCGGCGGCCAGCGCGCCGACCAACGGGGAATACCGAGCCTTGGTCTGCGTCTTCCTCGGCGGCGGCAATGATTCGTTCAACATGCTGGTCCCCCGCGAGCAGGCGGCCTATGCCGAATACCGGGCGGCCCGCGGCATCCTGGCGCTGCCCCCCGAGCAGCTGCTGCCCATCCAGCCGATCGGCCTCCCCGCCTACGGAGTTCATGTCGGAATGCCCGAAATCGCGTCGCTGTTCGAAGCTGGCCAAGCGGCTTTCGTCGCGAACGTAGGCACCCTAATCGAGCGCGTGGCCAACCGCACGGAGGTGGAGAAGAACCTCCGCCGCCTGCCCCTGGGATTATATTCCCACTCCGACCAGCTCGAACAGTGGCAAACCAGCATTCCCCAGTCGCGATCGGGGATCGGTTGGGGAGGACGCATGGCCGATCTGCTGGCCGAGCTCAATGCCAACCGGGTCGTCCCCATGCAAATCTCGCTGGACGGAAACAACGTGTGGCAGACGGGCCAATCGGAGGAGGTGTATGCGATCACCCCCGAGGGGTCGGTGGGTATGACCGGGTATCGCCCGCGCTGGGAGCCGAATCAGGCGGTGGTAAATGCGCTGAGCACAGCGGTGGACAGCCAGTTGGCCCTGCAGCAAAGCAATTTGTTGGCGCAAACTTTCAATGTCGGGAAACGGCGGGCCCTGGAGGCCAATGACGTCTTCTCCAACGCCACCGCCAAACCGCTTCCGGCCGGCGTGGAATTCCCCAGCACTTACCTGGGCTACCGACTCGAGATGATTGCCCGCGCCATCCAGGGACGTTCGATCATTGGAGCCCAGCGCCAAACCTTCTTCGTGTTCTGGGATGGGTGGGACCACCACGGTGAGGTGCTCGAAACGCAGGGGGCGATGCTGCCGCAGGTCAGCGCCGCCATTGGGGCGTTTCAGAAAGCCATGAACACATTGGGAACCGAACAGAACGTGACGCTGTTCACCGCTTCAGATTTCGGTCGCACGCTCACCAGCAACGCCAAAGGTTCGGACCACGCCTGGGGCGGGAACCAACTGGTGGTGGGCGGAGCCGTGCGCGGACGCCGGCTCTTCGGCCAGTTTCCCTCGCTGGCCCTCAATCCGGAGCGCGGGGCGGAAAAGAATCCGTTGGACACCGGGCGGGGCCGCTTGATCCCCACGACCAGCTGCGATGAGTTTTTCGCCGAGCTGGCGCTCTGGCTGGGAGTAAGCCCAACCAACCTGACCAGCGTGTTCCCCAACATCGGGAACTTCTACCTGCCGGGCAGCTCAACGCCCCCCGTGGGCTTCGTGATGTAA
- the acs gene encoding acetate--CoA ligase codes for MAAKSQAPTNNFTSVLQESRKFKPSKSFSKAAHIGSEAAYEKLYRESIKSPDKFWGRMAKQELVWSKSFKKVLQWKEPFAKWFVGGQLNVSVNCLDRHLDTPTANKAALIWEGEPAADGKPGEERVLTYRQLHREVCRFANVLKRHGMKAGDRVIIYLPMIPEAAIAMLACTRIGVVHSVVFGGFSAQSVADRVQDCGAKMVITSDGGFRRGSVVPLKKNVDDALLLKDAQGQRLAKTIEKVIVVRRTAQEVHFQEGRDYWWHRELEYVNSVCPAEKMDSEAPLFILYTSGSTGKPKGILHSTAGYLLGSKLTTRYVFDLKDTDVYWCTADIGWVTGHSYVVYGPLANGATSLMYEGAPNHPEPDRFWRIIEKYRVSVLYTAPTAIRAFMKWGDEWPAKHDLSSLRLLGSVGEPINPEAWMWYHEVIGKKRCPIVDTWWQTETGSILITPLPGVTPTKPGSATRPFFGILPEVVDDQGKAVARNSGGKLVIRKPWPSMLRGLWGDPQRYKEVYWTEVKGSYFTGDGCRQDKDGYFWIVGRIDDVLNVAGHRIGTAEVESALVSHISVAEAAVVGRPDQLKGQALVAFVTLKTGVIARPELREELRQHVGKEIGPVAKPDDIRFAEALPKTRSGKIMRRLLKQVAAGVEIKGDTTTLEDLSVLAKLGSADD; via the coding sequence ATGGCCGCAAAATCTCAAGCTCCCACGAACAACTTTACCTCGGTTCTGCAGGAATCTAGGAAATTTAAGCCGTCCAAATCCTTCTCCAAGGCCGCGCACATCGGATCTGAGGCCGCTTATGAAAAGCTCTACCGCGAATCGATCAAGTCTCCGGACAAGTTCTGGGGTCGGATGGCCAAGCAGGAACTGGTGTGGAGCAAGTCCTTCAAAAAGGTGCTGCAGTGGAAGGAGCCGTTTGCGAAATGGTTTGTAGGTGGCCAGCTGAACGTGAGCGTCAACTGCCTCGATCGGCATCTGGACACCCCGACGGCCAACAAGGCTGCCCTCATTTGGGAAGGGGAACCGGCAGCGGACGGTAAGCCCGGCGAAGAACGGGTGTTGACCTATCGGCAGCTGCATCGGGAGGTTTGTCGTTTCGCCAATGTGCTGAAGCGGCACGGAATGAAGGCCGGCGATCGGGTGATCATTTATCTACCGATGATTCCGGAAGCGGCCATCGCAATGCTCGCCTGCACGCGCATCGGGGTGGTCCACTCGGTGGTTTTCGGCGGCTTCAGCGCTCAGTCGGTCGCGGATCGCGTTCAGGATTGTGGCGCCAAAATGGTGATCACTTCGGACGGCGGGTTTCGTCGTGGTTCCGTGGTTCCCCTGAAGAAGAATGTCGACGATGCGCTCCTCCTGAAGGACGCGCAAGGTCAGCGCTTGGCGAAGACGATCGAAAAAGTGATTGTGGTGCGCCGCACTGCCCAGGAAGTTCACTTCCAAGAAGGTCGTGACTACTGGTGGCATCGGGAATTGGAGTATGTGAACTCGGTTTGTCCCGCGGAGAAAATGGACAGTGAAGCGCCACTGTTCATTCTCTACACCAGCGGTTCCACCGGCAAGCCCAAGGGGATTCTCCACTCCACGGCAGGCTACCTGCTAGGCTCCAAACTGACCACTCGGTATGTCTTCGATTTGAAGGACACCGATGTGTATTGGTGCACTGCAGATATCGGCTGGGTGACGGGACACAGCTATGTCGTTTATGGACCGCTGGCGAATGGCGCGACCAGCTTGATGTATGAGGGCGCTCCAAACCATCCGGAGCCGGATCGCTTCTGGCGGATCATTGAGAAGTATCGGGTCTCCGTCTTGTATACGGCGCCGACGGCGATTCGCGCCTTCATGAAGTGGGGCGATGAGTGGCCGGCGAAACACGATCTGAGTTCGTTGCGCCTGCTCGGTAGCGTCGGCGAGCCGATCAACCCTGAGGCCTGGATGTGGTATCATGAGGTGATCGGCAAGAAGCGCTGTCCGATCGTTGACACGTGGTGGCAGACGGAGACCGGTAGCATTTTGATCACGCCTTTGCCGGGGGTGACCCCCACCAAGCCAGGTTCAGCAACCCGGCCGTTTTTCGGGATTCTGCCGGAAGTGGTGGATGACCAGGGCAAGGCAGTTGCCCGGAACAGCGGCGGCAAATTGGTCATTCGTAAGCCCTGGCCCAGCATGTTGCGCGGGCTTTGGGGAGATCCTCAGCGCTACAAAGAAGTGTATTGGACTGAGGTGAAAGGCTCGTATTTCACGGGCGACGGATGTCGCCAGGACAAGGATGGATACTTCTGGATCGTCGGTCGCATCGACGATGTTCTCAACGTAGCCGGCCACCGTATCGGCACTGCGGAGGTGGAAAGCGCGCTGGTGAGTCATATCTCCGTTGCCGAGGCCGCGGTGGTGGGACGTCCCGACCAGCTCAAAGGTCAGGCGCTGGTAGCTTTCGTCACTTTGAAAACGGGCGTGATTGCCCGGCCTGAGTTGCGCGAGGAGCTGCGACAACACGTCGGGAAGGAGATTGGTCCGGTGGCGAAGCCCGATGACATCCGCTTCGCCGAGGCGCTTCCGAAGACCCGTTCTGGAAAAATCATGCGTCGCTTGCTGAAGCAGGTCGCTGCGGGCGTCGAGATCAAGGGGGATACGACCACCCTGGAGGATCTCAGCGTGCTCGCGAAATTGGGGTCTGCGGACGACTAA